Proteins encoded together in one Venturia canescens isolate UGA chromosome 10, ASM1945775v1, whole genome shotgun sequence window:
- the LOC122417118 gene encoding uncharacterized protein isoform X3, with product MNKMRDTTIITHADVYNDQEPSTSKNNSVMRSGDSPPPLQASIPSAYDVPDDAGLNGRVTISSSPAITTSIKPLRSESGDSDAEVISIEEAVPIVHKTLPSPEPQPKIEKKNGYDSMYMDEKKLVDPDDDPCIVKCVYFAQQLCECTIM from the exons ATGAATAAAATGAGGGATACGACGATAATAACTCACGCAGATGTTTACAACGATCAGGAGCCAAGCACCTCGAAAAATAACAG CGTGATGAGATCAGGAGATTCGCCGCCGCCCCTGCAAGCCTCGATACCATCGGCGTACGATGTCCCGGACGACGCGGGGTTGAACGGGCGCGTGACGATTTCTTCGTCTCCGGCAATAACGACGAGCATAAAACCACTACGCTCGGAATCGGGAGACAGCGATGCCGAAGTCATTTCGATCGAAGAGGCTGTGCCCATAGTTCACAAAACATTACCGAGCCCAGAACCACAAccgaaaatagagaaaaaaaatggatacgACTCAATGTACATGGACGAGAAGAAGCTCGTCGACCCCGACGACGACCCTTGTATCGTTAAATGCGTATATTTTGCACAACAGTTGTGCGAATGTACGATAATGTAA
- the LOC122417118 gene encoding uncharacterized protein isoform X1, with product MFSAFNSRQGRRNNLFGRAKKASGHRRHNLRVWASIARKKNRHRDTGVMRSGDSPPPLQASIPSAYDVPDDAGLNGRVTISSSPAITTSIKPLRSESGDSDAEVISIEEAVPIVHKTLPSPEPQPKIEKKNGYDSMYMDEKKLVDPDDDPCIVKCVYFAQQLCECTIM from the exons ATGTTTTCCGCGTTCAATTCGAGACAAGGCCGCCGCAACAACTTGTTCGGCAGAGCCAAAAAAGCTTCTGGCCATAGACGACACAATCTTAGAGTGTGGGCCTCGATCGctcggaaaaaaaataggcATCGTGACACCGG CGTGATGAGATCAGGAGATTCGCCGCCGCCCCTGCAAGCCTCGATACCATCGGCGTACGATGTCCCGGACGACGCGGGGTTGAACGGGCGCGTGACGATTTCTTCGTCTCCGGCAATAACGACGAGCATAAAACCACTACGCTCGGAATCGGGAGACAGCGATGCCGAAGTCATTTCGATCGAAGAGGCTGTGCCCATAGTTCACAAAACATTACCGAGCCCAGAACCACAAccgaaaatagagaaaaaaaatggatacgACTCAATGTACATGGACGAGAAGAAGCTCGTCGACCCCGACGACGACCCTTGTATCGTTAAATGCGTATATTTTGCACAACAGTTGTGCGAATGTACGATAATGTAA
- the LOC122417118 gene encoding uncharacterized protein isoform X2, producing MGLSKEPEKMSFYGTLTREEMARMHPCTRAKCVMRSGDSPPPLQASIPSAYDVPDDAGLNGRVTISSSPAITTSIKPLRSESGDSDAEVISIEEAVPIVHKTLPSPEPQPKIEKKNGYDSMYMDEKKLVDPDDDPCIVKCVYFAQQLCECTIM from the exons atgggtcTGAGCAAAGAGCCGGAGAAAATGTCGTTTTACGGAACGTTGACGAGGGAGGAAATGGCCAGAATGCATCCGTGCACCAGAGCCAAGTG CGTGATGAGATCAGGAGATTCGCCGCCGCCCCTGCAAGCCTCGATACCATCGGCGTACGATGTCCCGGACGACGCGGGGTTGAACGGGCGCGTGACGATTTCTTCGTCTCCGGCAATAACGACGAGCATAAAACCACTACGCTCGGAATCGGGAGACAGCGATGCCGAAGTCATTTCGATCGAAGAGGCTGTGCCCATAGTTCACAAAACATTACCGAGCCCAGAACCACAAccgaaaatagagaaaaaaaatggatacgACTCAATGTACATGGACGAGAAGAAGCTCGTCGACCCCGACGACGACCCTTGTATCGTTAAATGCGTATATTTTGCACAACAGTTGTGCGAATGTACGATAATGTAA
- the LOC122417118 gene encoding uncharacterized protein isoform X5, with protein MRLKNPLSQRGAYDVMRSGDSPPPLQASIPSAYDVPDDAGLNGRVTISSSPAITTSIKPLRSESGDSDAEVISIEEAVPIVHKTLPSPEPQPKIEKKNGYDSMYMDEKKLVDPDDDPCIVKCVYFAQQLCECTIM; from the exons ATGCGACTGAAAAATCCACTCTCCCAACGCGGTGCTTACGA CGTGATGAGATCAGGAGATTCGCCGCCGCCCCTGCAAGCCTCGATACCATCGGCGTACGATGTCCCGGACGACGCGGGGTTGAACGGGCGCGTGACGATTTCTTCGTCTCCGGCAATAACGACGAGCATAAAACCACTACGCTCGGAATCGGGAGACAGCGATGCCGAAGTCATTTCGATCGAAGAGGCTGTGCCCATAGTTCACAAAACATTACCGAGCCCAGAACCACAAccgaaaatagagaaaaaaaatggatacgACTCAATGTACATGGACGAGAAGAAGCTCGTCGACCCCGACGACGACCCTTGTATCGTTAAATGCGTATATTTTGCACAACAGTTGTGCGAATGTACGATAATGTAA
- the LOC122417118 gene encoding uncharacterized protein isoform X4, whose protein sequence is MRVQITANSENKLPILAPRVMRSGDSPPPLQASIPSAYDVPDDAGLNGRVTISSSPAITTSIKPLRSESGDSDAEVISIEEAVPIVHKTLPSPEPQPKIEKKNGYDSMYMDEKKLVDPDDDPCIVKCVYFAQQLCECTIM, encoded by the exons ATGAGAGTACAGATCACGGCCAATTCTGAGAATAAATTACCAATTTTGGCTCCACG CGTGATGAGATCAGGAGATTCGCCGCCGCCCCTGCAAGCCTCGATACCATCGGCGTACGATGTCCCGGACGACGCGGGGTTGAACGGGCGCGTGACGATTTCTTCGTCTCCGGCAATAACGACGAGCATAAAACCACTACGCTCGGAATCGGGAGACAGCGATGCCGAAGTCATTTCGATCGAAGAGGCTGTGCCCATAGTTCACAAAACATTACCGAGCCCAGAACCACAAccgaaaatagagaaaaaaaatggatacgACTCAATGTACATGGACGAGAAGAAGCTCGTCGACCCCGACGACGACCCTTGTATCGTTAAATGCGTATATTTTGCACAACAGTTGTGCGAATGTACGATAATGTAA